One Schistocerca gregaria isolate iqSchGreg1 unplaced genomic scaffold, iqSchGreg1.2 ptg000569l, whole genome shotgun sequence genomic window, CGTTGAGCAGCTTGAGGCGGTTGAATGTGAGCAAAAATGACGTGGCGAAGAGAGAGGGGTATCGCGAGCTTGTGATTCGTTGGTTACCAATGCTCACGGACTTGGATGACAAAAGGGTGACAGTGGAAGAGGGATTAGGGGTTTTGCACGTTGCGCAAGGGACGATGAAGAAAAGTACGCCCGATAGTGGTGCCATGAAGAGGGGGATGCATCGGTTTTTTGCTGGCAACACGACCGAGCCGAGGAGGAGAAGGCCTGAGTACTGGGCGATCGGTCAGGTCCGGCCGCATCAGAGGGACGAATATTTTCGCAATTTGGAGTCGGAGAACAGCGCGCTGAAGTTGGAGAACCAGTCTATGAAGGAGTTGTTGAACAAAAAGAATTTAGAGATGGCGAAGGTTTGTGATATTTTTTATGAGATGAGGCAGGAATTGGCGTTATTGAACATTGACAAGCAGTTTGACTTGGATACGGCAGATTTGGTATTGAAGGGCTATCGAGATTCCGCTGGGGTCGCGGTTAGGAAAGAAGGCTGGGAGAAGGCCGATTGGCGAGTGCCTATGGAGAATGAGTTGAGTTCTCCGACGGCCGTGGGTAGTTTTTGTGAGAGCCCCTATATTGGGACAAAGATGAGAGGGAGGGGTTTGAAAGAGAGGAGAGATACGGAGGTGGATTTTTTGGCGATGTCGAGGATGCACAGGGCGGCTTTCAGGTACAAGATGTTGTTGTTGCAGATTCAACACTTGAAGTCTAAAAAGGCTCGAGTTGAGAAATATTTGGAGATGCAGAGGTTCGAGCTGGAGAGGGTTTCAGAGAGCGTGAAAGATACGAACTACGGGGCGTTGGTGGAGAAGAAGCGACGCGTCAAAAGGCTAGAGTTGAAGATAAGGGAGTTGGATAATCGCTTGGTGTCGATGATCACGGAGCGAAGGGAGAGCAAGGCGACTATCTCAGGCTTGGACCCAAGCATGCTTGAAGAGTGCTTCGAGATGGGCGAGATGATTAGGCATTTGCAGTTCCTTTTGGAGGAGAAGGAGGAGCAAGTAGAGATGTATCAGAGAGAGTTGGAGGAGAGAGGCTTGTCGGTGGAGGAGTTGACTTGTGTTTGGGGGGGCGAAAATGGCAAAGATAAGTTGAAGAAGTCATGGGAGGATTTGAACATAGGGAGAGAAGAGGCGTTGGACAGCGACACGGAGGAGGATGAATTGAGTGAGTCAGAAAGCAGCAGTTTTGAGGTCGAATGTTCGAAGGATCGGGTGAAGCAGTTGGAGGCTGAAAACGCGCTGTTGAGAGAGATGGATGCTATGGACTTGACATGCGAGAAGAGCAGTTGCATAGCAAGGGGGAGCAAACAGTCTAAGGGAGAATTTTTGTCAAAGATACGAAAATTGTACGGCTCAAATGAATTGGGTGAAGCGGCAGATTCCAACTTGATGCTAAGAATGTTAAAAAAGAAGAAGATTGAATCGATTGTTGGTTTACAGGTTGAGTTTTTGTTTCAAATGCTTCTGTTTAGAATGGGCACTCTTTTTGAACTATACAATATGGGCTCCGCGGTTGCTGATAGGGCCGAATTTGAAGTGTCGGAGAAGGAAAAGAGGTCTCAGAAGACGAAGGTACAACACGTACAACTTTTTTTGTATCGTATGGTTGATCGGCTTAAGAAGGTGAACGCGGCGTTTGGCGAGCTGAAAGCCGAAGCACCGCATTCTGAAGGAAATGGTAACGCGGGTATCGACGGTTCCTCGAAAATATTTGAGTGGATTCCTGGAAAAATAAGCAATCCTGTTGTCGAAGAGAGACGTGTTGAATCGCGTCACGAGGACTCCCCTGAATTAGATGACGAAGGGAGCAAGCGCGCAGACGTGGTCAGACGTTCCAAGTTGTCAGCAAAAGAGTATAAATTGTCATCTCCGAAAGCCAACAGTTCACAAGAGAAAAGGACTCCTCGATCGCAAGCGTACTATCGCAAAATATGTATCGTTTCATAATTTTTTCCAACTGCCTGACACGAATCAGTGAACACAATCAAAAGCGTTCGCCAGCGAATTTGTCAAAACGGGCTGTTTTGTGTCATCTCAAAAAACGCGCAATCCTGAATTAAAAGAGGGGCGAGCTACCAGTTCcacgatttttttccctttatttcatgtgtttttagAGTGTGTAGCTTCAAAGAGCGTGCATCGACGTGGAGGACCGGCGCGCGTACGTACCGCAACCTCGTTCGCCGTTCACATATCCTGGCAGTTTTGAGgtgttacaaaaaatgaaaaaaaaaaaaaactctttttttCGATACGCGGATTCAAAGGTTCCGCGATGGCTATTGACTCGGCTTTGAAATATCAGGTATCTTTTAAAAATACCATTGGCATTTTTGTCGAGAATTTGCCTAACATTGACACGCTGCAAATGTTTTTTTAGCTCGTAGCTGAATGCGGGAGTGCCAGAGCTGCAAATCTTACTCTTCCTCACGGAACACTTAAAACGCCAGTATTCATGCCAGTGGGAACCAACGTGCGTCGCGCAAGACCCCCACGACGGAGCCTCTTTTTCAAGAGAAGTTGacccttcttcttttttttttttaaagggcacTATAAAAGGCCTTACGAACGAAGAGGTCGAGAAGCTAGGCTTTGGCATCATCCTGGGGAATACGTATCATCTTGGAAACCGTCCCGGGTTGGACGTAATAGAGAAAGTTGGCGGCCTCCACAAATTCATGAATTGGAACCGAAACTTGCTTACAGACAGCGGCGGATTCCAGATGGTTTCCTTGCTTCCGTTGGCGAAGGTGACAGAAGAGGGGGTGCTTTTTCGATCTCCGCATGATGGCTCTCAAATGGCGCTCACTCCAGAGCACTCGATGCGCATTCAAAACGCGATTGGAGCCGACATCATCATGGCGCTAGATGACGTCGTCGCAACGATGACCGAGTTGCCACGAATAGAGGAAGCCATGTACAGAACTCTCAGGTGGATAGACCGATGTATAGAGGCGCACAAAAGGCCTCACGACCAAAACCTTTTTGGGTACGCGCCGCGTCGAAAAGCAGTACGCGCAATACATACAAATTACGCATAAATCAGAAAAATAATTGACACGTACCTAGAATTGTCCAGGGAGGCCTCGACCCCGAATTGAGGAAGATTTGCATTAAGAATTTGCTGTCCAAAAATCTCCCGGGATACGCCATCGGGGGGTTGTCTGGCGGCGAGGCCAAGGACGTGTTTTGGCGTATAGTCAAAATTTGCACAGATCTTCTCCCGAAAGACAAACCGAGGTATTTGATGGGGGTGGGCCATGCGCTcgatatggtcgtatgcgtggctTTAGGAGTGGACATGTTCGATTGCGTCTATCCGAGTCGCACCGCTCGACTAGGCACCGCGCTCGCCAGAAGGGGGAACCTGAATTTAAGGTCTGCTGTGCATCAATGTAGTTATGTACCCATAGAAGAAGAGTGTCTATGTGAAGTCTGTAAGCGATACACGcgcgcttacttgcattttttgtacaAAACTGAAGGAATTGCCTGTCAGCTGCTTACTATACACAATTTGAGCTTTCAGAAAAGACTGATGGATAACCTTCATCAAGCAATAGCTAACGGTGTATTCCCCGAGTTCGTGTGCGAATTCTTGTTACATCAGTTCCCAGAAAAAGATTATCCCGCCTGGGTCGTCAAAGCGCTTCACAGCGTTGGTATcttcatttgaaataaaaaaaaaaaatacgaaaaggtTGCTCACTTCTTTTTTCATGGCAGCTCGTTAGCGCTCGCTGTTCCAGAGGGCTCGACAAGACAGACTCGACTGGGGCACCTcgcattctgcatgaaagcagtgctCCTAGAAGACTGTTTTTCTGGGATTCTAAAATAACCATGAAACTGGCTGTTCCACCGGTCGAGGATTGGGATATCAAATGGGAGGATATAGAGCTGGGCGAGCAAATAGGTAAAGGTAGCTTCGGGCTCGTCTTCAAAGCCAAATACATGGGCATAGACGTGACTGCCAAACAAATCAGTGGTGACGTTGAAAAGGTCAAAAAATTCCACCACGAAGCTTCTATATTGAGGTACGTGTAAAGATTAAAAAGGATAGCCCCTCATGCAACGTTCTCTGCGCCGCGTCCCTGAAAAGGCTGTCCGCTCGTCGGACTCTCCCGCCAAATACAGCGGCCAGTGCTCACCTCTTTTTCTTAGATCGCTTCGCCACCCACTAATCGTGCTGTGGATGGGTGTCTGCAGATGTGGAGACAAGTTTTATCTGATACAGGAATACGTATCAATGGGGAGTCTACACAGCATCTTGACCAATCACTCAATAGAACTCTCTTGGGCTGTTTGTTCGAAAATGGCTCTAGAAATTTCACAAGCTACGCTTTTTTTACACAGAAAAGGAATTTTACATAGGGACCTCAAGGCGGAAAACGTACTCGTCGAGGGCTCAGAATACGATCTGTCGACAACAGGCTTTTTTGGAAGGTGCAAAGTGCGTATTTTTTCGGCGCACGCAAGAACAGGGTACAGCTGCAGAGAAGAATGGctttaacaataattttttttcttttctggggtGAAAAAAAAGGTCGCCGATTTTGGGTTATCGACCCTGCTCAGCGACGATGAAGTACCCATGTCTGAGGTCGGTACACCGTGGTGGAGGGCACCGGAGCTGTCAACGCATCATTACGGACCAGCTGCGGACGTGTTCAGTACGTACCACTGAAGGGTCGTTTTCCTTTTGCGGTGGTCCTGACCACACCTGACGCGCCAGGCTTTGGGATTTTATTGTGCGAAATTATTacgagaagaaatggagatgacatTCGCGCCGGAATGACGTATGAAAGAGTATGTATACGTGTCAACTTGTATAGGTGTTGTCACTGAGGCGGTTTTGACTTTCTCTCTTTTCGCGGTTTAGAACAGGTTGGATTTCGCGACAGACCCAGAGTTGTTGATGAAGGACCCAGAACTCGGCCCTTTGATGGCGATGAGCCCGCCTGGTATGAAGGACCTGGCGATGAGGTGCTGTAGAGAGGATCCAAACGAACGCCCGAAGACAGAACAGTTGGTGCAGGAGTTGGAGTGCCTGTCCCTCAAGTTTGTCGAGCTCAGCAAATACTGCTTCTCGATGTTAAAGAAGCTTCTGCTGGGCTCGGACGGCAACGACAGCTACCACGAGGACATTTTGCCTCAGTTAATTTATGTACCATATAAAATCTGGGTAACCGCTGTTGGTGCGCTGATAGAGAAGGACACAGACGTAGCGCAATTAAGAGTACCTGCAGCTCGAGTCTTCGATCTAATTGAAAAACGCCTTCAGCGACAGATGGGCAGATGTCTGGACGAACTAGGAAAACAGTTTCTGTCTAAGGTGATGAAGGTCCAGGGCAAAAACCCGCCCATCGATATCAAAGATTTTTCTCGACTATGGAAGTGGGTTTCCGTTTTCGAAAGAAGCATTCGACATCGCACCGTTCTGCCCTTGTTTCGCTACGGATTTATACACGGATTTGTGTATAGCCGTACAGCAAGGCAACTCTTATTAAATCACGGCGTCGACGGCACATTCATCATTCATTCCAGCAGCAGCCAGCCAGACTCCCTAATTGTATCTTACTTACACAAAAAAAAACTGCATCAAGTACGTATCAAATTAGGAGCTCTGGACGATCCGAGGGGCGGCCACTTCATACTCAAGAACAGCAAATTCAAAACCTTAACAGAAGCCCTGAGTCACATCAGCAACTTTCACGCCACGACGCAGCGCCCTGTGCTACAGTATGTCTATCCAAATCGCCCGATCGACGCACCAGAATTCCAAAAGGCGCTGCTGGAAGTAGAGCGGTGCCCTGGTGTCAGTCGACCTCTATGAAAAACATAACTTTCCTCACGTATCTTGTACAAGTTATAAAAAATCAAGCGGTCCTGTACTCCCGCCTTTTATGCACCTCTCTTGTATGTGTGGCAGCCGAAAGTCTTCTCCCAATACTCGTGGCAGTGCGTGTGTCCACCGTGAGAACGCCATCTCGCGCGCGGAAGGCCGATTTGCACAATTTGACGCAAAACACAAAGCGTGACAACATAGGGACAAAATGCGCGATTGTACGCGCTCTCTTTAGTCTAGACCCGCTTCTCTAGAGTTGACCAGTCTCTTCATGGTGGACCGGATGTACTTGATTGCGAGGAACCCAAAAACAAATCCAAAAAAGTAAATCAAACTAGGCTTTCGCACGTAGATGGAAACATAGGGAATGCGAATCGAGACGTTGAGCATGTACAATCCAATGCAAAAAACGACAACTGGATAGAACTCAATCACGTTCAAGCTTCGCTCTCTCTCCAAATCCACGGATTGCTCGACGGCATGTCTTTTTTGAGCATCGCAGGGCACTTGAGCCGTCTCCTCTTCGTTGAAATGAGTGCGCAACACGTTCAGCATCTTGTGTGAAGCAAACCGATGAATGTCCCCCGGCGAGAGATGGAGATGCATTAGGACAGATTGTTCCTGGCCTCGCGTATCTTTAAAAAGCAGAATAAATTCCACATCCTGAGGAATTTTGAATTCACGATGTGGCCAGACGGCCcttaaaaaaaaaacgtgtttcgcAGTTAGCGTTTTTTTAACGGCACCGCGACAGCAGCAGGAAAAATAGACACGTCAAGACGTACAACTCGATTTTCCCGAACGCCGGAATGCTTCCTTTGCTGGCAGAAATGTAATATGGCCAGTATTTAGGTGGTTTGAACGCATAGTTTACCTCCAAGCCGCTTAGGTTTTGCACCGATATTCGAGCGTACTGCGCAGAATTTGTGTCAAACTCCTCATCTCGAACGAAAGCGTTCTCTCAAAACGACGTACAGATTTCTTAGAAAAAGAGATGCTGGTCTCGGACACGGAACAGAGCCTATGTCCCGCAGCCGTACTTGGACACGAGGGCTGGAAATCCTTTTTGTAAGGCTCGTGGCCGCGATCATGATCCTCGCAAACGGCCGAATAGTCGTCATACATCCACTTCGGGGAAGGTACGACGTGATGGCTCATATCTCGCATTAGATATAGGTTCAGGCCCTCGAGGCGCTGACAGAGGCAAAGATGTCTTCACAGCGTGAGCAGTCAGATCTATAATACATACGCATGCATCTCTTATCATTGCACTTAGTactctctatttaaaaaaaataaaagtacatgcagaaatatatatatagataAAAATATTATTCAAGCCCGGCATACTCAACAAAAACCGTTCTAGACCACAGCGCCTATATGCTTTCTCTGTTTCGACAATTTTGCAATTTGTACGTACATTTTTTTGACTATACGCGATAACGAATCTGCTGCTCgaaaaaacacaaaagttcgtgAATAACCCTGTTTACGCACACTTAGCAAGCAACCGCAAGCGCTATACGAATTGAATGCCCTTGGACGGCGGTGCTACGCAAGCGCAAAGACCAAAAATTTGAATCCAGCCAATAGACACGCGACTAAAAAACCGAGAAAATGTGTTGTCATTCTGACGCGTCACATTAAAGGCATCGGTGAAAAGGGCGAAGAACTCAGCGTTTCTCCCGGCTATGCACGAAACTTTCTTTTTCCGAAACACTATGCGGTGGTTGCAGATGACTTAACTCGCCAACAATATGCGGAGTTCACAAAGGTTCGTCACTCATGCCGTAAATGTGTGTACTCACGAGCGAGCAAATAGAACATGTTCAAGTCAAACTGGCAGTACTCACACCAGATGAACCCAATTGCGCTCTAAGAGCGATCTTATATATCTAACGTGATTCTTCCTCCATAATATAGAAAATTGACTATGAAGCTCGAAGAAGGAATAGAGAACTTGTCCTTCAGCAGAAGCGCATGAAAAAGGTTAACCTCATGATGAAAAGATTCGCGGACAAAGAAAACGTCCCTATCGCTCCTGTTACAGCAGAGAATATTTGCGAAAAAATCTACAAACAATATAAAATTGAACTCCAGCCATCGCAAGTTAGACTAAATGAGCCAATCAAGACATATGGCGTTCATAAAGTAAATGTAAGCTTCAAGAATACAACCACACCCATTAAATTAACCCTAGTCACtcgataaattgaaatatatttataaAACTTTTCGGTTTTTTCTATTGCCACAAGCCAAACCCCTCGCTATCATGCTATTGCTATATGAACAGCATCACAGCAATATTGAGCTTCTCCACTGAAAACTACTACCCCTTAATAAAACATCCATAAATTATTTTTTGCAACAGGAATTGTTGTCAAATTCTTCATCTTCTCTAGAGAATGTTTTTCTATTTAATTACAAAAGAACGCAATATGTCTCTTTTATCTCATAATGCAATTCTATGTCTCAACGATGGAAAAATCAGAAATTCCTTAGGCCACGATTTAAAAGTGTGTAGCACATCTTCTATATTTCTGTTTTCTCTGATCCAGAAAAACTATTGACGCCCTTAGACCCAAGCAGCATACTAAGCGGATAAGGTAACACCACTTGCGTGCGTTATTAAGAAATTGAGGAGGACTGGAAAATTACATAAAAGCCTGTTTAGTTCCAAGATCTAACGGATGCAGAATGCCGAGGTGAATCCATCACGAGTCTTTCCAACAGTTTTAATTAAGGTGATTCAAATGGAACGTGCCTGCAACGATCTTTGCATAGCGCTATTGGCCGGCCGAGGATGAAGCATACATCGATCTTTCGCACAAAGCAACTTCGAATTAATGAGCGTGAACAAATTACCGCCAACCAGAGTGGATTAAATGCGACTCAGCCTGGACTAAAAGGGTGTCTTCAAATCACAGACCAATGGTTGTGTGTGAGCAGAGATGGCTAAAAAATTCGGTCGACATAAGCGACTCGAAAAATAGCGAATTTGAACGAAAAAACGAATTCAGTGGGAAAGAATAAAAATCTTGATCCAATTATAAATCCAAAATTAACGAATTTTGTTGTGACAGATGATAATTTTGGAAGCTCTTTAACCACTGTTCTAAATGTAGAACCATTTCGCTGTGTAAGCACTATGAATCCAATCCTAGCGAGGAGAAACCCACCATGTGCCCAGACGATTCAGGAAACTCCACTCCACAAAAGACTACCACAAATCTAAATACAATCTCAGGCATGCTTCTTTTGCCGGTCAAGTTTATGCTTTTTACGGCCTCGCTGATCCTACTAGATCTAGGAGATTAACATATCTGCTTGGTTGAGTGATTTCTGCGTTTGTCTTGAAAACCGTGTTGGGTACAATTACCTTCTCTAAGGTACTAGCATCAGTCTTGTCGTTTCCATCGGTTTGACTCATAACGTGGAATACAAAGTTAAACGTAGTGGCGTTTATAAGAAATTTTCTAAAGTCTAGATATATAAGTGTAAGTCTTTAAAATTGCTGAGAGAAAATAAGGCACGTTTTGCCAAAGGCACGTAGGTTTTTCATTTCTTAGTGACTAGAGCGTCCCAGTGCTCTTTTTGGGACTGGTATTCTTTCTCCGCCTCAGCTAACATTTTTAAAACACCAGTTGTATCAGGCCTCTTTTGTGGTTCTTTATCGAAGCAGGAGCAGATAATATTCGACAAAGACGTTGGGCAATTAGAGGGAATGGTCGGCCTCAAATTCTGATTGGCAACCAAAGCAAAAAGTTGGAGCTCTTGTTGGATGTGCTTGTACTCGGAATAGGGCCTCTCGTACTCATTTTTGAAAAACCTATTGATGACTTCCCAAAACACAATACCTAACGAATAAATATCGCTTTTGTCTGTGTACTGCATGTTGAAATAACCTTCCGGTGCACAATAGCATAACGTTCCACGAACTTGTTTGAGTGTTTCGAGGCCTCGGCAGTGTTGAATCTAGAAAGGCCAAAATCGGCTACTTTCACTTGCCATTTATCTGTAACCAGCAAGTTAAGTGTTTTTAGGTCGCGGTGCAAAATCTGAGGTTTGTGACTGTGGAGCGCGTCCAGACCAGAGGTTATTtcgtaaaacattttaaaaatcaaaTTCCATTCAAGTTGCAGCGTGTGACCTTTGAGTACGTGGTAAAGAGAACCCCTAGAACAATATTCCATCACCAAACAAAACCGAGGTTCCGTACAAACACCGTATAAGCCAACTATGTTCGGATGACGACTCGCTAACAGGATTTGAAACTCGTCTTCTGAAATCATGTCCATACTTTTGAAGACCTTCACGGCCATTTGACGGTTATTTACAAAGACTTTATAAACGTCCCCACTCACTCCAGTTCCTAGATGCTTAACATACTCAATTTCCGCGTCGTCGAAATTAAGGTTAAAATATTGCTGCTGCGCAGAAACACCCATTTGCTGTTTCATTTTCTCGATTCTCTCGATATAATCGCTATCATCCTCATATTGAGAATCTTCTTCATCTGTAGTGAGATCTGCTTTGCTTGTTGTAAacgttatttcattcttcagcttcGCGGTCTCGGCCAAAATTTTTTGCTGATCATCGGCGCAAATTCCCATTTTTTCAAGAAAGTCGGCATTGAGATCCGGTAAAACAGGAAGGTAGATTTCGTTTTTAAGAAAAGTCTGTTTGAAGGCACCTAGTTGGTGGTTATCGAGCCAATCGAATAGTTCGCTCACTGTTTTGAGATAATTGGCAATATTTTTATCTTTGTACTGAACAGCCAACTCATACGGGGTCAAATTGTCTTTGCCCACAATATTAAGCTCTGGAGAACTTTCTAAAATAATGCTAACCAAGTCAGAACGGCCGAAACGCACGGCATAATGCAGGACACTTTCACCAAAAAAATTGAGAACATTCACTTGTGCGCCAtggtctatcagagttttcatCAACAGTGCACGAATACATTCGTTGAATATAGCTTTGAAAATTGGAGTTTCTTTGTTGCTGTTGGCAAAGTTTACTTGAGCACCTTTTTCTAGCATTAAGTTCAACGCGTGAAGTTCAGGTGACCGCCATTTTGCGCAAAAAAAATGAAGAGGGGTATTTAGATCTGTATTGGGTACGTGCACTTCAATACCATCAAACTAAAAGGccaaaaaataaaatgtggttaAAATCATGTGCAATGGTGAAAAAAACCTAAAAAATACGAAAAGCGGCTACAACAGCAAATGCCTTTCAGTACCACAAAGAACTAAAAATAACTCTCTTACCTCCAGCAAGCTGATTAGAATACGGCTATCAAGATTTTTGCTTTCCAAACAAGCAACATGTAAGCATGTGTTACCCGTCCTTGGTTCCCTTCTATTTACGTCTTCAGCTGTAGCCATTTCTAGATACTGAATGATGCCAGGATAATCGTTCTGATATATGAGGTCAAATAAATCTGAAGTGTTGGTTTCTCCATTCGCATATTTCAGCTTTCCTCTCACTAGTTTGGTCATTCTAACAGCTTTAATCTGAAGCTGCAAAGATCCTGTAAAATTTTTACCGGCCTTTATCGATTTGAAGTTGTACCATCCTTCTATTACTTCTGAACCGGATAATACCTGAGGCGGTACATCGGTATTCAACTTGGCAACAGAAACGTAACTTAACAAGGTTTTTTCATGTAATATAAACTTCATATTCGAGGTATTTTCTAGATTAATGTCATCGCTAGTGGGCGTGAGTAATCCGCACAAAAAAATTGTATCTAGAGACAAATCAAAAATACTCTAAgcataacagtaaatatataactcCGCAAACTCTGGGAAAATGAGCCTGCCTTTGCTTTTCTCATGAATTCGACTAGCTAAAGTAAAAAGGGGCGCGCTTGACATACAGTTCAAAAGAAGCAGTTCCCCAACTCCAATCCGAGCTATTTTTTAGAggcttcaatttcttcttctggtTACCAAATTCGacagaaatatacaaagtagaataAATGGAATACTTCGGAATCAATTCCTTAGTTTGGAGGACTGGTTTTCAAAAACTCTATAAATTAGGAGAGGGCGAATGCAAAACACAAAAACTTGTACTGTCTTGCGGCTGTGTGTAATATAAAAGGAGCATAGCCGGGCACCAAAAACCCACGAATTGGAAAGAGCAGCCACACCATAAAGGAAGTGGCACAATTTATGGGATTTTTGGCTTAGAGCCCTACCAATTTGTATAAGAGGCGTATATATACATACTTCGTACGCAAATTTGATTAGCAACTTCTTTTCTAGATAGACGGTTCGGGCTCATGGTGaaggacagttcgagcaaatcccTGAGCGGTACTAttcaattttttaaagtgctggcaGTAAATGGCAGGTATCTAACCATAAGATGGGATCACTCCAATGAGTTGAGAGAAATTGA contains:
- the LOC126315377 gene encoding centriolin-like — protein: MLQGNSLICDLSDTKNAVQEESIVLNTPSSLILSDLADRDDTLLNFQESGYNTQNDKLQEKPGGPYPDAKSGPSSGVVRSEPGLNVDSVPKTIEQDRRRRLEHKHVDVVNYFPMKSETEKRDDASLLAVDLSRRSLTCIGSILGMRSLQVLDLSNNFLREIDEIGALKSLVSLNVSYNLLEEVPSSVASLSRLEVLILEGNKISDLERLTARLSALSSLRRLNVSKNDVAKREGYRELVIRWLPMLTDLDDKRVTVEEGLGVLHVAQGTMKKSTPDSGAMKRGMHRFFAGNTTEPRRRRPEYWAIGQVRPHQRDEYFRNLESENSALKLENQSMKELLNKKNLEMAKVCDIFYEMRQELALLNIDKQFDLDTADLVLKGYRDSAGVAVRKEGWEKADWRVPMENELSSPTAVGSFCESPYIGTKMRGRGLKERRDTEVDFLAMSRMHRAAFRYKMLLLQIQHLKSKKARVEKYLEMQRFELERVSESVKDTNYGALVEKKRRVKRLELKIRELDNRLVSMITERRESKATISGLDPSMLEECFEMGEMIRHLQFLLEEKEEQVEMYQRELEERGLSVEELTCVWGGENGKDKLKKSWEDLNIGREEALDSDTEEDELSESESSSFEVECSKDRVKQLEAENALLREMDAMDLTCEKSSCIARGSKQSKGEFLSKIRKLYGSNELGEAADSNLMLRMLKKKKIESIVGLQVEFLFQMLLFRMGTLFELYNMGSAVADRAEFEVSEKEKRSQKTKVQHVQLFLYRMVDRLKKVNAAFGELKAEAPHSEGNGNAGIDGSSKIFEWIPGKISNPVVEERRVESRHEDSPELDDEGSKRADVVRRSKLSAKEYKLSSPKANSSQEKRTPRSQAYYRKICIVS
- the LOC126315410 gene encoding LOW QUALITY PROTEIN: queuine tRNA-ribosyltransferase catalytic subunit 1-like (The sequence of the model RefSeq protein was modified relative to this genomic sequence to represent the inferred CDS: substituted 1 base at 1 genomic stop codon), producing the protein MAIDSALKYQLVAECGSARAANLTLPHGTLKTPVFMPVGTNGTIKGLTNEEVEKLGFGIILGNTYHLGNRPGLDVIEKVGGLHKFMNWNRNLLTDSGGFQMVSLLPLAKVTEEGVLFRSPHDGSQMALTPEHSMRIQNAIGADIIMALDDVVATMTELPRIEEAMYRTLRWIDRCIEAHKRPHDQNLFGIVQGGLDPELRKICIKNLLSKNLPGYAIGGLSGGEAKDVFWRIVKICTDLLPKDKPRYLMGVGHALDMVVCVALGVDMFDCVYPSRTARLGTALARRGNLNLRSAVHQCSYVPIEEECLCEVCKRYTRAYLHFLYKTEGIACQLLTIHNLSFQKRLMDNLHQAIANGVFPEFVCEFLLHQFPEKDYPAWVVKALHSVGIFIXNKKKKYEKVAHFFFHGSSLALAVPEGSTRQTRLGHLAFCMKAVLLEDCFSGILK
- the LOC126315289 gene encoding LIM domain kinase 2-like, with the protein product MKLAVPPVEDWDIKWEDIELGEQIGKGSFGLVFKAKYMGIDVTAKQISGDVEKVKKFHHEASILRSLRHPLIVLWMGVCRCGDKFYLIQEYVSMGSLHSILTNHSIELSWAVCSKMALEISQATLFLHRKGILHRDLKAENVLVEGSEYDLSTTGFFGRCKVADFGLSTLLSDDEVPMSEVGTPWWRAPELSTHHYGPAADVFSFGILLCEIITRRNGDDIRAGMTYERNRLDFATDPELLMKDPELGPLMAMSPPGMKDLAMRCCREDPNERPKTEQLVQELECLSLKFVELSKYCFSMLKKLLLGSDGNDSYHEDILPQLIYVPYKIWVTAVGALIEKDTDVAQLRVPAARVFDLIEKRLQRQMGRCLDELGKQFLSKVMKVQGKNPPIDIKDFSRLWKWVSVFERSIRHRTVLPLFRYGFIHGFVYSRTARQLLLNHGVDGTFIIHSSSSQPDSLIVSYLHKKKLHQVRIKLGALDDPRGGHFILKNSKFKTLTEALSHISNFHATTQRPVLQYVYPNRPIDAPEFQKALLEVERCPGVSRPL
- the LOC126315291 gene encoding uncharacterized protein LOC126315291 is translated as MRDMSHHVVPSPKWMYDDYSAVCEDHDRGHEPYKKDFQPSCPSTAAGHRLCSVSETSISFSKKSYARISVQNLSGLEVNYAFKPPKYWPYYISASKGSIPAFGKIELAVWPHREFKIPQDVEFILLFKDTRGQEQSVLMHLHLSPGDIHRFASHKMLNVLRTHFNEEETAQVPCDAQKRHAVEQSVDLERERSLNVIEFYPVVVFCIGLYMLNVSIRIPYVSIYVRKPSLIYFFGFVFGFLAIKYIRSTMKRLVNSREAGLD
- the LOC126315288 gene encoding stress-activated protein kinase alpha-like; translation: MKFILHEKTLLSYVSVAKLNTDVPPQVLSGSEVIEGWYNFKSIKAGKNFTGSLQLQIKAVRMTKLVRGKLKYANGETNTSDLFDLIYQNDYPGIIQYLEMATAEDVNRREPRTGNTCLHVACLESKNLDSRILISLLEFDGIEVHVPNTDLNTPLHFFCAKWRSPELHALNLMLEKGAQVNFANSNKETPIFKAIFNECIRALLMKTLIDHGAQVNVLNFFGESVLHYAVRFGRSDLVSIILESSPELNIVGKDNLTPYELAVQYKDKNIANYLKTVSELFDWLDNHQLGAFKQTFLKNEIYLPVLPDLNADFLEKMGICADDQQKILAETAKLKNEITFTTSKADLTTDEEDSQYEDDSDYIERIEKMKQQMGVSAQQQYFNLNFDDAEIEYVKHLGTGVSGDVYKVFVNNRQMAVKVFKSMDMISEDEFQILLASRHPNIVGLYGVCTEPRFCLVMEYCSRGSLYHVLKGHTLQLEWNLIFKMFYEITSGLDALHSHKPQILHRDLKTLNLLVTDKWQVKVADFGLSRFNTAEASKHSNKFVERYAIVHRKVISTCSTQTKAIFIR